In Candidatus Dormiibacterota bacterium, the sequence TAGCCGCGACGCCTTCGCAGATCGTGACGATGCTGACGGGGCAGTTCTTCAAAGAGCTTCCGGCCGACGCCGCCCAGCGAGCGGCAGCGCTCCACGTGACGGTGCCGCAGGCGGTCACGGTCGCATCTTTGGTCGAGCGCGAAGCCAAGATCGATGCCGATCGCCCGATGATCGCCGGGGTCATCTACAACCGGCTGCGGGCGCACATGCCATTGCAGATCGATGCCACCATCGAATACGCCCTCCCGCATCACAAGGCGGAACTCTCCTACGCCGACCTGAAGATCGATTCGCCCTATAATACCTACCTCCACGAGGGGCTGCCCCCCACGCCGATCGCCAATCCCGGGTTACCCTCGCTGGAAGCGGCCCTGCATCCGGCGAAGACCGATGCCCTCTATTACGTCTACTGTGGCGGAGGCCACCACGTCTTCGCGAAGACGCTAGAACAACACCAAGCCAACGTAGCTCGCTGCTTAAAATAGGAGCATCCCCATGTCGTCCAACAACGGTGAAGCCAAGAGCGGACCGCTCGAACTGAGCGAGGTGCTCCATATCGAAACCAAAGAGGGTACCGAATTACCGTTCGAAGTCGTTGGAATTCTCGAAGATCCCGATGACGGCGCATCGTACGCGGTGCTCATGCACGAACCCGAAGATGAAGAGGGCGAGAGCGAATTCATCGTCACCGATCTCGAAGGCAATCTGCTAGAAGACGAAGATCTCGCACAGGAGATTCTCGATGAATTCCTGGTCTTCGCAGAAGAAGCCGGCGACGACGGGGGCGAGGCCTAATTCGCGTTCTCGTTCTTTCGGCGAGCGTCGGCGTCGGCCACGTTTCGGCTGCAAATGCGGTCTGTGCGGCATTGCGCACCATCGATCCCGAGGCGCACACGCAGGTTGTCGATTCGTACCAATACGCCGCGCTCGTCGTCTCTCGCGTGGTTTCGGACGGGTATTTGCGGATGGTCAAAACGATTCCGCAACTCTATCGCTACGTCTACGACCGCGCCGAGCGTGCCACCGAGGTGGGGCCATTTCGCACCTGGGCGCACCAATTTACGGCCGGTAACCTGCGCCCGCTCATCGAGCAAGAGCGGCCCGATGTGGTGGTCTGCACCCATGCCTTTCCATGCGGTGCCATGGCCGAGTATAAGCGGCTGTACGACGATGGGCCGCCGGTCGTCGGAGTCTTGACCGATTTCGCCGTCCATGGATTTTGGATCCACCGGAACGTGGACGGCTACGCGGTGTCGACCCAGGCGATTCGCGAAGTCATGCTTGCGCGCGGCGTGGAAGCTTCGCGCGTGGTCGTGACGGGAATCCCTGTGAATCCGCGCTTTGCACCGAGCGACGAGCCCCAGGAACTGTTGCGCGAGCGGCTCGGGCTTCCGCGCGCTCGTAAACTCGTGCTGATGATGGGCGGAGGCTTGGGCATCGGTCCGCTCGAGCAAATGCTCCGGTCGCTCGAACGCATCGAGACGCCGATTGGGGCAGTTGTGGTCGCCGGCAACAGCCGTCGCGTCGAACGGCGCGTCCTCGAGGCGGCGGCTTCGGCAACCTACCCGGTGCGCGTCCTGCGCTTCGTCGATAACGTCTACGATTACATGCACGCGTGCGATGCGTTCGTCACCAAGCCGGGCGGCCTGAGTACGGCCGAGGCCCTCTGCGCGCAGATCCCGATGGTCTTGTGCAAACCGCTGCCCGGCCAGGAAGAACGCAACGCGCAGCTATTGGTCGAGTGGGGTGCGGCGCTTCGCGCGGACATGGACGAACTGCCCGCCGCGATAACGCGCGTATTCGATGGCGAGCAACGCCGTGAAATGATCGGTGCGCAGCGGCGTACCGCCCACCCTCAAGCCGCTCTTGCGGCGGCGCAACTGATCGCGCGCATCGCGCGCGGGCAAAAGGAGCCGATATCCGCATGACCTTGCCCTCACCCAAGACCTACGCATTCTGGCTAGCCGTGCTACGCATATTCACCGGCGCCGCATGGATCGTTCACGGGGTCGGAAAGTTCACCCAGAGTACGATGTTTATGCCGCCAAACGGCTTTATCGTTGGATTCATCGCAAAGGCTGCGACGTCGACGACGGGGCCGTATCACGATTTTCTCGTCAACGTCGTGCAACCGAACATCGCGATCTTCGCCGAACTCGTGCGTTTAGGTGAAGTGCTGACGGGCTGTGCCCTTCTGTTGGGTGTTTTCACGCGCCTTGGCGGATTCGTGGGCGTGCTGCTCACGCTGAACTACATGGCCGCGAAGGGCGCCCTCGGATCGGTGGAGGGTATCGCCGGAATGGATGCCGCCATGCTCGCGCTTTCCGCAATCAATGTGGTGTTGCCGACGGGACGGATGCTGGGCATCGACGCATTGCTGGGACGGCGTCGCGCGGCCCCGCCCGTTGTCGTCGCCCCGGTGCCGGTCCATGCGGCTCCGGTGCACGCGGAATTCGTTGAAGAACAGCCGCTCGAAGGGCCGTCCGCTCCGAAAGAGTGAGCCGAAGCGACAGAAGTCCGATAGGTGAGTGCTGCGCCGATGTGGTATAGTCGTCGGCGCACCTCCCCGGGGTGCGATCGCGGAGAGGTGGCCGAGCGGCTGAAGGCACTCGTTTGCTAAATGAGCATACGCCAAAAGCGTATCGAGGGTTCGAATCCCTCCCTCTCCGAATCGATACACCGGAAGGAAAAAACGTCGATACGACGTATCCGGGAAGGTCGCCGCAGGCGACGCGTGCGGTCGTAGCTCAATTGGATAGAGCAACAGGCTACGAACTTGTAGGTTGGGGGTTCGAGTCCCTCCGACCGCACCATCTGCAAAACGGGCTTCGCAATGCGAAGCCCGTTTTCTTACGAGTCCGAGTCACGCTCGTAGCCGGAGACCCGTTCATCCAGGGTCGGGCGCACAATCGGGGTGAGATATGCTTGCACAGCTGGTCTTAGGCGTGCTTCTGGCGGACGCGCCGCCTACGCCGCTTCACCAAATCGGTCACGTGAAGGTTAGCTTGGCCTGTAGCACGTTACATCAGAGCGTTGCGCCGGCGATCCAAGGGATCCAGGCTAACGACCGCATCATCGGCATCGGTAAGCAGCTCTTTTTTATTATGGGGAAAGATGCAACGCAGGGCGGCAGCGGCGCCGCATTTACGCTGGATCAGCTAAACATGGAACGCGGTGTGTCGCTGCTGGTAGCAAATCTCGCAAAACTCGATGCGCTCATCGCAACAATACCCGCCCCGAAAGGCGATTCTCCCGACGATCGTCTCGCTGCGGCCATGCGGAAGCGGCTGGAAGCGGTGGCCGATCAGCAGCGAAAAGCGATCGGCATTATGAACGGGGTCGTTGATTCGGAGAGCCTGGGCGATCTTCAAGGCGCCGGCGACGATCTCACCAAAACGACCATGCCCGAAGAAGTGCGGGGACGTCAGCTTATCCTCGGGTCTCCTCCGCCGACATTAGGAACGGCAAACATCAACGGTGCCGGCCTTGCTCTGACTCCGGATGAAAAGTATTCGGCCCGGCAGCTTGCGAAAGAATCCCAGTTCGGCAACAATCCCTTCGCGACGTCCATGGCAAACCTGGAGATCGAGCAGCGCGATCTTGCGATCCGAGAACGTGCCGCCAGCGTGCCGATCCTGGAAGCGGTGGCGGCATGTGGGGGAGGGCCGACACCGGCGCCGACGCCGTAAGCTTCAGTGCTTGTGGGCGCAACGGCTGACGACCCGAGTATCCGAGCCGTCAGTCCCGATGGTTACGCAAAGAACCGCTTCAGTTTTTCAACACGAACGAGATCTTTGCGTTGATGCGATACTTCTCGATGGCCCCGTCGTCGTCGATGGTCGCCTCGAAGTTCTGGATGTAAATCGACTTGACGCCCTCGAGAGTTTCGCTCGCCTGCTTTACAGCATTCTGCGCTGCATCTTCCCAGCTTTTGCCGGACTCGGCCAGCACTTCGATGACTTTCAACATGTGCCGTACCCCCTAGGAGATCGCGATGAAGTTGTCTACGCACGTGACACCCGGAATGCTCCAGGCCGCCTGCACGGCTTTTTCGCGTTCGAACCAGGTTCTGGCGCTGCCGCTCAGCGTCACCTTTCCCTCCGAAACCGAGACGGCGATCTTCTTCGCGTCGAGATCGGCCATGCGCTGAAGCTCGGAGTGAATTTTCCGTTTCACTTCGTCGGTTTTGAATGATGGAGCCGGCATGACGCTGATGAGGTTGCTGACGTCCCTGACGCCGATGACGCGGCGTGCTTCATACGCAGCCTCCTGGGACTGATAGTACCAGGGTACCTCGCCGCTCAGCGTGACGTGGCCGTCCTTTACGACGAACTTCACGGCGCTGGGGATAATGGTATTGGATACGAAGCGGCGCTCGATCGCTAGTGCGATGTCGCTGTCGGTCCGGACGTGCGTGGACGGGAGATCGACCGTTAATTCGTCGGCTATACCCCGTACGCCGCGAATGCGTTTGATCGCGTCTTCAGCTTCCCATTTTTGATTGAAGTTGGGGACCGTCCCGCGCAACGTTACGACACCCTCTTTGGTGGTGATGGCGATATCGTCCGCGTTGATCCGCGGATCGTATGCGAGCTCTTCGATGATCTCTTCTTTGAGATCCAGACTCTTGGTGGTGTTCATGAAATGCCTCCTAGTGTGTAGACGCTGCTTGCTACGCCCAATACGGGCGCACGCCGACGTTGGCGGTCGGACGGCGGGCAACAAAGCGTGCCACTCTCTGCTTGCGTTGCGATGTGCGCGTCATAACCTTTTTATAGCGTGGGACCGGGAAGAGCTCGCGAAGATCGCTCACCAATTCTTCTTATCGCTGCGGTAGTCTCGATGTGCGGCCTGTCCGCACTTCATCTAAACCCGAAAGGACACGAAGAATCATGGCACAGCTACTAAAGGTTAAGAGCGGCAGCGGCGATCTCGCGCTGCTCGATCAAATGTTCGACTCGTTTCTGGATTGGCAACGGCCGGCAGCATTCGGCTACGGGAACATGCCGATCGATCTGTACGAGCAAGACGGCAAGTACGTGCTTGAGATGTCCGTCCCCGGGCTTGAGCCCAAGGACATCAACGTCGAAGTAAGCGGCGGCACGGTGTCGGTTACCGGCGAGCATACCGGTAAAACCGAAACGAAAGACGTCCGCTACCACCGTCGCGAGATGCGCCATGGATCGTTCTCGCGCTCGATTACGCTTCCGCAGGATCTCGACGCGAACTCGGTGACGGCGACGGTGAATAACGGCATCCTCAAGGTCGAGCTGACCCCGATAAAGCCGCTTTCGCCCAAGAAGATCGCCGTAACGTCTGTCTAGTTACAACCGGAGTACGATACACGAGTGGGGAGGCAGATGCGTCCCCACTTGTACGAAGCCGCGGTAGCGAGTAGGATGCGAGCGACCCCGTTGCAAGCGGCGACGATATTTCGCCGCGTTGGTGGCAAGGCGTCTAGCCGTAACGCCACGGACAACGGCGCACTTTTCCGCTCTGCGCCTTCACTCGGCCACCCAGTTGGCACTGCGCCTACTATAATCGTAGGGTGAAGCGCATTGAAACCGTGCGACTCTACCCGACCGCCACTCAAGACGCGGCGCTTCACCACGCGCTCCATGTCACGCGTCATCTTTACAACGCTGCGCTCCAGCAGCGTAAAGACGCCTATCGGCTGCGTGGTGTGAGCGTCTCGATGAAGATGCAGTATGCCGAGGTGACCGCGCTGCGCAAGGACTCGCATCACCTGGCGGGCGTTTTTCGTGAGTGCGAGGATGCGGTGCTGCGCCGCCTGGATCTCGCTATGCAGGCCTTCTTTCGGCGATGCAAGCAGGGCGAAACGCCAGGCTTCCCGCGCTTCAGGGCTGCCCGCCGGTGGCGGCAAATCACCTACCCACATGGCGATCGCGCGCTGAAGTTCGATGCGCCGCAGCACCGCGTCCGAATTGCGGGCGTAGGTAGCGTGAAGCTGCGTAAGGGGCGCGCCGTGCCGCCGCATGGCCGTGCGTGGCTGGCCTGCAAGCTCGGGCGCTGGTATGCCCAATTCGAGTGCGAGCGCGCGGTCGAGCCTTTGCCGGAAACCGGGCACGCGATTGGGCTCGATCGCGGTGTGAACGTCTTGCTAGCAACCAGCGATGGTGGGCTGATCGCGAATCCGCGTCATGTCACGAAGGCACGGCTGCGCGTTGAGCGGGCGCAGCGCGTGGTTGCCAAGCGTAAGCGGCGCGGGAAGAACCGGCGTAAGGCGATTGATTCGCTCGCGCGCCTGCACGAGAAGGTCGCCCGGCAGCGCCGTGACTACGCGCACAAGGTCTCACGTAAGCTCATCGAAGCGAACGACGTGTTGGTGCTGGAAGACTTGCGACTGCGCCATATGGCGCGCAGCGCAAAAGGCACCATCGAAGAACCCGGCCGCAAGGTTGCGGCAAAAGCCGGGCTGAATCGGGCGCTGCTCGATGCGGGCTTTGGCATGATCGCGCAGTTGATTGCGGAGAAGGCTGAAAGCGCCGCCCGCACGGTTCTCTGCGTAGATCCGAAGTACACCTCGCAAACGGGCGCCGCGTGCGAGCATATTGCAAAAGGGAATCGCTCGGGGCTGCAGTTCGCCTGTGTCGCGTGTTCGCACGTCGATCATGCGGACGTGAATGCCGCGCGAGTGATTCTTCAGCGGGCTCAGAAGGGGCCCTTGGCGAGCTGCGCCGCAGTGGCGGACGGCACCGACCCAAGAACCGCGCTAGCGCCGAGTGGACCTCGGCTCACGCTGCACGATGCAGCGTGAGGGCGCAGACTTCGAAGCAATAGTGCTTTTAGGGAGTATTCGCTCTGTTCGCAAGCGTTATCGGGCGTTGAGCGCACGAAGTGCCTTGGGGACTTCCGCCCAGAACGTTCCGGCGAACGCAAGGCCGATCGCCAGACCGAAATCTGCAGCGTGCAGCGCGGTCGCCTTGAGATCTTGCTGAACCGGCGCAACGAATGTCACCGCGATCACGAAGGCGATCGTTACCGCCGCCCAGGCGGTCATGACGCGATTCGAAAACAGGCCCCGTTTCATCAAGGGATCGTTTCCCGATCGCATCGTCAACGCAAGAAAAACGTGCCCGAAAAGCCACGTGACGAAGGCCATCGTCTGCGCGCGCACGAGCGCGGCGCCGCCGAACCAGGTGACGAGATACGCAACGGAGACCGCCGCAAAAAGGCCGAACGATGCGCTAAAGATTCCGCTTACCATGCCGCGATTCATGAACGGCGTATGCGGATCGCGCGGAGGACGCCGCATGACATCCGATTCCGCGGGTTCTGCGACGAACGCGGCCGAAGCGGCTAAGTCCATGAAGAGCTCCATGAGAATGATTTGAATCGGGGCGAACGGGACGGGCGCGCGCAGCAGGACGGGGAGCAGAACCGAAGCAGCAAGCGCAACTTTGCAGGCGAGATAGTAGCGCACGCCTTTGCGGAGGTTATCGAACAGAGTACGCCCTTCGTGAATCGCGTTGACGATCGTGGCGAAGTTGTCGTCGGCGAGCACCAGGGAGGCGGCGTCGCGCGCGATGTCGGTTCCCTTCTCACCCATGGCAACGCCGATATCGGCGGCGGCCAGTGCCGGAGCATCGTTGCTTCCGTCACCGGTTACGGCAACGCGTTCGCCGCGAGATTGCAGCGATCGAATGATCCGCAATTTGTGTCGCGGAGTCACGCGCGCGACGACGGCGGTCGTATCGAGCGCATCGGAAAGCGCTTCATCCGAGAGTGCGTCGATATCCGAACCGGAGAGTGTATGCCCGCGCGCATCGAGTCCGACGCTCTCGGCGATTGCGGCCGCCGTGAGCGCATGATCGCCCGTGAGGATGATCGTGCGGATTCCGGCCCCCCGGCACGCTGCGATCGCGCCCTTGACCTCGGGTCGCGGGGGATCGGCGAAAGCCGCAAGACCGACGAACGTCAGCTCGCGCTCAACCGCTTCTTGCGTGGCGCCTGCATCCTGCTCCAACGTACCCTCGGCCAAAGCGAGAACGCGCATTCCTTGCGACGCCATGCGGGCAGCGGCTGCGCGAACGCCGGCCTGCTCCGTCTCGTCGAGGACCGACGCCGCGAGGACGGCTTCAGGGGCGCCTTTCATGGCGACGCGAGAGGCGCCGCCGGCGCGCGCCTGCCACACGACGCTCATTCGTTTGCGGGCGTTGTCGAATGAAAATTCCTCTCGTACGATCGTCTCATCGCGAAGGCTTGCGAGATCGATCCCGTCCGCGCGAGCCGCGCGTAGCAAGGCGGTCTCCAAAGGATCGCCGACAAACGCTTCACCACTTTCGAGTGCGTCGTTGCACAGCGCGCCGATCTCCAGCATGCGGCGGCGGCGATCGAGCGGATCGAACTGCACGACTTCCGTTTGATTTTCCGTTAGCGTTCCGGTTTTGTCGGTCGCGATGACCGTGACGGCGCCGAGCGTTTCCACCGCGGGCAATCGCTTGACGATGGCGTGAAGCCGTGCCAAGCGCCAGGCGCCAAGGCCCAAGACCATCGTCACGATGATCGGGAGTTCTTCGGGGATCATCGAGAATGCGAGTGAAAGGCCCGTGAGGATCATCGTGCGCGGCGATTGATGGTTGAGTGCCCAACCAAGAAGCGGGACGAGGATGCTGATGCCCAGCGCGAACCACGCGAGCCAGATGCTGAGATTGGCCATCATCTGCTGCAGGGGAGTGCGCGGAGGCTTTACCTCCTGGGCGAGTGCAGCGAGCCGCCCGAGCTCGGATTGCGCTCCGGTGGCGACAACGGCCGCCGTCCCATGACCGCCGCTCACCATGGTGCCGGCGTAGAGCATATTTACGCGCTCGGCAAGCGGCGTTGCCGCGGCGAGCAGCGCGCCCGCATCCTTTCGCACCACCGCCGATTCACCGGTGAGCGTCGATTCATCCACACCGACGCCATATTCCTCAAGGAGGCGTGCATCGGCCGGCACGCGATGTCCCGCACTGATGACGATGATGTCTCCGGGAACGAGCGACTCCACGGAAACTTCGCATGCACGACCGTCACGAACGACGATCGACTCGGGCTCCGCGAGCGTACTGAGGGCGGAAATCGCATGCTTCGCGCGATATTCCGTAAAGACTTCCGCCGCCACCAGCGCGGCGATCACGCCGAAGATCGTGATCGCATCGGCCGGTTGCCCCCATACGGCGTAGAGAATGCCGGTCCCGATGAGCAGAAGAATCATCGGCTCCCGAATCTCTTCGAAAAAGATTCCTACGAATGTCGGTGCTCCGGCTGCGTGTAGCCGATTGGGGCCATACCGTTCGGCGCGGCGCGCGACCTCGGCCGTATCAAGCCCCGCCTTCGCGTCCGTCGCAAGGCGTTGCACGAGCGCTCCGGAGGTTACGGCGTGCCAATCGGTCTCGGAAACGGTTGCGTCGCCGGCGCTATCGAGTCGCCGCAATATCTACCGCTTTCGAGCTTCGCGATCGATGAGCTCGCGTTTGCGCGCTAAGCCCCACGCGCGGACGTCCAGCGGCAGCCCCGCATGCGGAGTCGCCCCCGCGCAACTCCGAGATCCACAACGCATAGATGCCGTGGTGACGTTCGCCGAACTCTTTAGCCGACATTCCCCACTTGACAGTTCCTTTCGAGCCGACTCCGGATGATTCCGGCCGTTTCCGGGCACTCGGCGGGCCCAGCCGCCGGTTTCGCACGACTTGAAGGTCCGCCCGGGCTCGCCGTTATTATAGCAAAACCGCTGCAGAGCAGTTGCGGAGTTGCAAAGATATCTGGTGTATCCGGTTTAGTGTTTATGCGGGGTCATGACGATGATCGATTGCGGGTAGTCGAAGACGAAATTAAAGTGGCGTAAAAAATCGAGACCAATCAGCCCGGCGTGTTTCGAGAATTCGTGCGAAGCGCACGCGACCGGCGTTTGATAAACGATCGGGCCGAGGTTAATGGAGTCGATCTGTCCGCACCGCGTCCATTCTTCCTGTTGCATGCCGACGAGGGTCGCGCGACCCGTCAAAATCGTCAATCCGTGGTCGAGCAAATCCGCGGAAAAAATAATCAACGACGGATCGCCGGTATCGAACGTCGCGTCGATCGTTACCTTGTGATCCAACGTAACAGGCACCGAAGGCGTGTCGGTGCTGAGATCGACCAGCAAGGGAAGACCAGCCGACGTATTGAGACTTGCCGTCGCAGGGTTCTGAATCCGCATCGTCTGGCTCGCCGTGTCGAGCGTAACCATCGCGCCGGCAAGCAGATCGAACCCGACGAGCCCGTCCGGGTTGACGCGATCGGACTTACGTGGGTAATGGTTGTTGTATGTCTGTACGACCGTATTCGAAAGCGTGTTACCGCCGATCTCGATGGTTCTCACCCGCCGCGTTCGCGTTTTGAATACGCCGGCGACACCCACGGCAGAAGAGTCGGCGATGCTCGCAACCTTAGCGCGGTCCGCGAACTGATCGGTCAGGGTTATGCCGGAATCGCCCGTGTCCAAAATAAAAGTTCCTGGCACGCCGTTGACCGTTGCGTCAACGTAAATGCGATCGCGGGTAACTTGGATCTTAAACGGGCGATCGTTGGTGAAGGCCCATCGTGCTTGGGGGGCCGGAGGATGCAATTCGGCGGCGGTTACCGCGGGATCGATGCGCGATTTGGTATAGGTAAAGACACCGCCGCCATCGCCGATGCGAAACGAGCCGATCATGCGTTTGCCGGGCGCGATCGTCATATACGATGCGATCGTATATGACGTTTCCTCGCTTCCGCCGGGGTCGATGACCGCCCGGACGTAGGCTCCGGTTTGCGGATCGACATAGAGATCGATCGGGGTCGCGCCGCCCATCGCGACGCGAACGATCGGATAGCTCTTACCGTCGACCGTTCCGGTGCCGTGCAGCGTGCCCGGAAGTTCGCTGGTTCCCTCGGAAAACAACACGTCGGCGGCTAATTGGTAACTGGCTCCCGTACCGACGATCGGCGTGACGAAGCCGTTGTAGTTCGTCTCCCAGAAAACGTGCCCGGTGAAGCCCAATGAGTCGGTCAGGCCGGTTTTTGCGTCGCTATAGTCGCGCCGAAGGAGCATCCCGGCGCGAATCTCCGTTGCGCGCTGGGTTACCTTGCCTTTGGACGTTCGAAATTCGCGCGTTAGCTGCAAGCCCGGGACGCTGCCGTCTCCCAATTGCCAGCCGACGTAAGCGCGATGTTTGGCTAATAACGCGGCCGCATCGTCGGCTCGTGCCGGCAGCGGCGCAAGGGCGCCGCCGAGCAATGCAAAAGCCACCACGGCAGAAAGAACGTGCTGTAAAACCACCCGCATGGACACCCCTCTATCGCTGAAGCGATCTATAGAGCGGTCGGTTATACGGCCGGGGTAGTTGCACCTTGCGGGAGGGTTCTGGTACACTGCGGTGTCGAAAAGATGATTTTCCGGCTCGGTAGCTCAGTGGTAGAGCAGGGGACTCATAAGCCCTTGGTCGCAAGTTCGAATCTTGCCCGAGTCACCATGTTTTGAGGGGAGTGGCCGCCTAAGCTATGGCGGCCACGACGCTCTCTGAGGTACGCTGTAGCCCATGTCAACGATTCCGTGCGATTTCTGTCCCCATCCGGTCGATCGCGAGCAGATGGAGGAGATCGAGATCTCGCATTACGTCCCGGATAGTTCGGGCGACGATCTCGCGTACGCGAGAACGTACTTTTTCGGGCATCCCGATTGCGTGCGCAAATTCTACCGCGGCCTCGTGGACCATAAGCTGGATCTCTTCAAGCACATCCCGACTACCGGTCCGTTACCAGACGGACTTGACGGGCGCCCGTAGCTCAGCTGGATAGAGCGCTGCCCTCCGAAGGCAGAGGCCGTGGGTTCGAATCCCTCCGGGCGCACCATCTTCCCCATATAGCATGAACGAATCCGAAGCACCGCAGTCCCCCGATGACGAGGCCCATCTGAGGCGTGCCCTGGAGCTCGCCGCCGCCGCGGCGGCCTGCGGCGAGGTGCCGATCGGCGCGGTCCTGATCAGCGGCGACCTGCGCCTCGAAGCCAAGAACGAGAAAGAATCCCGGCCCGACGCCACCGCTCATGCCGAAATGCTGCTCATTCGCCAAGCCTGCGAAGCGCTCGGGGTTTGGCGCCTCTCCGAGGCAACGCTGTACGTCACGAAAGAGCCCTGCGTCATGTGCGCCGGCGCCATCATCGCCGCGCGCATCAAACGGGTCGTCTACGGTGCGCGAGACCCCAAAGGCGGTGCCGACGGCGGCGCCTTCGACATCCTACGCTCGCCGCAAACCAACCACCGCCTCGAAGTAACCGCCGGAATACTAGAGAGCGAAGCCTCCGATCAGCTCCAGCGCTTCTTCCGCGCCAAGCGCCAACCCACCGCAGAAGAAGGTTTCAAAGCCCCGACGCTGTAGTAACGCACGCTTCGGAAACACGATCCGAACCACGGAGAGGTGGTCGAGTGGTTGATGGCACCCGCCTCGAAAGCGGACGAACGTGATGAGCGTTCCGAGAGTTCGAATCTCTCCCTCTCCGCCATCTACAGCAAAGGGACTCGGTCAAAGACCGGGTCCCTTTGCTGTCCTTGTTCGTGGTATTGCCTCGGAACGCTCATCAACGCCGCAGGCGCTGCGCCCTTTTCTTAGGCCGGCGTTTCAAATGTGCCCGGGCTGTTTGCGGTTCCACGCCATTCGGGCTTTCGTTCTTGCTCGGCCTCCGATAGTGCGCGCCGCACGCCGGTTGCTTCGAAGTCCTTGGTATACACCGGTGATCCGGGCTGTTGCCGCCAAGAATCTGCGATACTCCCACTATCGACCGGATCGAAGCCGATGTCGTCGATCAATCGCATGACGACGGCCTTCGCCCTAGGATCGTCGCCGGCTACGGGCAGCGCGATCCGCCCGGGCGTCCCTTTGGGCTTCCCACCTTCAAGAAGATGTTGCGCGTAAATGTTATTGAAGGCTTTGACCACGGGCCGATGCAGCCGTTGCGCAACCCAACCGCTCTCGGTCATACCGTTCTCGATCGGTTCGATGCGGCCGTCGCGCTGCCGCGGATAGTAGTTTCCGGTGTCCACGACGACGACATCGTCCGGAACGCCGGAAAACACATCCGCTGGAAGATCGGCAACGTGCCGCTCTGGGATTGTGACGATAACGACGTCTCTGCCCCGAGCCGCGTCCCGCACGGTTACCGCTTCGGCTCCGGTCTCTGCCGCAAGATCTTGCAGCGTTTCGGGTCCGCGGGAATTTGCGACGGCAACCTCGTGTCCGGTTGCGCGAAAGCGACGTGTCAGTGCAGCGCCGATGTTTCCAGAGCCGATAATGCCTATCTTCATACCTATTACTCCTCGATTACTCAACCCCACTGTGGCGAATACGGGTTTCGACCGCGGCACGTCAGCGAATTCGAAGAGGAGGCCTTGCCGCGCCCGGGCCGGTGGGGGCGGCGGACGGGCTCGGCGTCGGCGAGGGCGCGAGCGCGGGGTCCGGAGGAACCGTGGGGAAGGTAAATTGGTCGAAC encodes:
- a CDS encoding aspartyl protease family protein, encoding MRVVLQHVLSAVVAFALLGGALAPLPARADDAAALLAKHRAYVGWQLGDGSVPGLQLTREFRTSKGKVTQRATEIRAGMLLRRDYSDAKTGLTDSLGFTGHVFWETNYNGFVTPIVGTGASYQLAADVLFSEGTSELPGTLHGTGTVDGKSYPIVRVAMGGATPIDLYVDPQTGAYVRAVIDPGGSEETSYTIASYMTIAPGKRMIGSFRIGDGGGVFTYTKSRIDPAVTAAELHPPAPQARWAFTNDRPFKIQVTRDRIYVDATVNGVPGTFILDTGDSGITLTDQFADRAKVASIADSSAVGVAGVFKTRTRRVRTIEIGGNTLSNTVVQTYNNHYPRKSDRVNPDGLVGFDLLAGAMVTLDTASQTMRIQNPATASLNTSAGLPLLVDLSTDTPSVPVTLDHKVTIDATFDTGDPSLIIFSADLLDHGLTILTGRATLVGMQQEEWTRCGQIDSINLGPIVYQTPVACASHEFSKHAGLIGLDFLRHFNFVFDYPQSIIVMTPHKH
- the tadA gene encoding tRNA adenosine(34) deaminase TadA, which encodes MNESEAPQSPDDEAHLRRALELAAAAAACGEVPIGAVLISGDLRLEAKNEKESRPDATAHAEMLLIRQACEALGVWRLSEATLYVTKEPCVMCAGAIIAARIKRVVYGARDPKGGADGGAFDILRSPQTNHRLEVTAGILESEASDQLQRFFRAKRQPTAEEGFKAPTL
- a CDS encoding NAD(P)-binding domain-containing protein: MSNRGVIGMKIGIIGSGNIGAALTRRFRATGHEVAVANSRGPETLQDLAAETGAEAVTVRDAARGRDVVIVTIPERHVADLPADVFSGVPDDVVVVDTGNYYPRQRDGRIEPIENGMTESGWVAQRLHRPVVKAFNNIYAQHLLEGGKPKGTPGRIALPVAGDDPRAKAVVMRLIDDIGFDPVDSGSIADSWRQQPGSPVYTKDFEATGVRRALSEAEQERKPEWRGTANSPGTFETPA